The stretch of DNA GAGTTTCCTCGTCACGCTTGGCTTTTTGTTCAGTTTTCAAGGAACAACTTCCTTCATTTTCGTCATCCGCAAAACGTCTCGTTTCGCGTCGGAATTTCGTCGTCGCTTTCTAACAGCGACTTTATTAATATACCACGCTGCCACTTTAATGTCAACAACGTTTTGCGATTTTTTTGCCGCCAAAAACGGCATTTATGCGAAAAGTTCATCGCAACCATTTTCCGAGCGACGTTTAATAATTTATCATGCCTTATGAAAAAGGTCAACACCTTTTCGCAAACTTTCCGGGAAATAATTATGCCGCGTGATGTGTTATAATGACGGACAGGAGGAATTAAGCATGTATTGGAAACAATCAAGTAAGATCAACCGTATTCGCACGTTTGCGCTGAGCCTTGTCTTTATCGGTTTCTTCATTATGTATCTCGGGATTTTCTTTCATTCGTACGCATGGGTCATGTACACGCTGATGATTCTCGGGTTTTTCGCTGTAATCGGGAGTTCATTTGTCTATGCATGGGTCGGAATGCTTTCCGCAAAGGCCGTGATCGTCGAATGCCCGAATTGTGGAAAGGCGACGAAGATTCTCGGCCGCGTCGATATGTGTATGAGCTGCCGGGAACCGTTGACGCTCGATAAAAACTTGGAAGGCAAAGAACTCGATCCGAAATACAACCGAAAAAAATACACAAAAAAAGCCGGCAGCCGAAAATAAGGCCCCGGTTTTTTTATACGGAGCGGCAAATGGCACCGGCAATATTAATGGGCGGATTCCTTCGCTTGGCAGTTCGGACAGACGCCGTATACCTCCATGCGGTGGTCGCCGACTTTGAAACCCGTGACATGTTCAGCCAACGTT from Bacillales bacterium encodes:
- a CDS encoding YgzB family protein; translation: MYWKQSSKINRIRTFALSLVFIGFFIMYLGIFFHSYAWVMYTLMILGFFAVIGSSFVYAWVGMLSAKAVIVECPNCGKATKILGRVDMCMSCREPLTLDKNLEGKELDPKYNRKKYTKKAGSRK